The nucleotide sequence tttttgtgttttttacagGAACTTTGTAATCTGTTTTGAaggtttgattttaatttaacatTTGAAGATTATCCCACAGATGCTCATAAATACATTTTGACAAGATCACacaaatttttttgaaatacatttCGACAACATCTCACAAATGCCTTTAAATGCATTTTGAATAGATCAAACAGTAGGAGGGAGCtgaggaaatttataaaaattatgtgAATTTacaatttcttgatatttttcaGGAACATGTAGAGGTATTGTTGTAAGAACTGGTGACCTGACAGTGATGGGACGTATTGCTAACTTGGCCTCTGGATTGGAAGTTGGAACAACACCTATTGCTAAAGAGATTGCTCATTTTATCCATATTATCACTGGTGTAGCTGTATTCTTAGGAGTCTCATTCTTTATCATTGCATTTATCTTGGGATATTTCTGGTTGGACGCTGTTATCTTCTTGATTGGTATCATTGTAGCTAATGTACCTGAAGGTCTCTTGGCAACTGTCACTGTAAGTTATCTCACATGTATAATTAATTGGGGTTATTTTTTTCCTACAACTTGCAGGGGGAAAATTGAAAACGCATGTAGCATAAAGTAAAAATTAGACATAATTGTTATTAACTAAATTAactgcaatgttaaaaaaaagctGTGCTTAATCTAGTAGTGAGACTGATCTCCTGGATTCTGTTAACTTGTGCTGGAGTGGTTGATTTACATTTgaataacattttctttttctaGGTATGTTTGACACTGACAGCCAAACGTATGGCTAGCAAGAACTGTTTGGTAAAGAATTTGGAAGCTGTAGAGACTCTAGGATCCACATCAACCATTTGCTCAGATAAGACTGGTACCTTGACACAAAACAGAATGACAGTTGCTCACATGTGGTTTGATGGTAAAATTGTTGAGGCTGATACCAGTGATGATCAGACAAGTAAGTAAACAACATATCTTCACCAACTATAATTAGTTAAAGTAACATGTTTTCATTCTCATACATGATTATGGGCAAAATTGCCAATGCTTACTTGTCGGTGTACAGAAGAGCTGAAATGAATGTTTACTTTTCATTCTATgtaaaagaagttgtggtatggtTGCCACTGAGACAACATTATGCCTATCCTTACAATTTTAAAGGCACCTTTGGTTGATAATTTTAACTGTAATTAGATTTGTCTATTATTAAATGTTGGCTGCATTTATTGCAGTATAATTCCCTTGGATTGTTTTATGCTTATTAAATATTAATGGTCTGATTTACTATTGCATATCAGTTACATGTAATACAACAGAAttgaagataaaaacaaattattttttttcagacgCTACATACGGAAGAGCAGATGAGTCATGGATGGCTTTGTCAAgaatttctatgttgtgtaaccGTGCTGAATTCAAAGGAGGCCAAGATAATGTTCCTGTATTAAAGAGGTACAGTACCTTAAAAGACATAATACAGACAGATAAACCAATATCATACATCATACACTTGAGtgttaaatacaaaaacaatctctatataagttaaattcatttcattaaaaatgagtaaatatactttttacaataaaaaaaccagtttgaatattttttattctattacTTTGAAATCATCCTGATAGATATAGGTGAATAGAAGGTTGATAACACTTAGTATTCCATTGTTTGTTTTTCAGAGAGTGTATGGGTGATGCATCAGAATCTGCTTTATTGAAGTGTGTTGAATTGTCTATTGGGAAAGTCACTGAATTCAGAGGCAAGCACAAGAAAGTCTGTGAAATTCCCTTCAATTCTACTAACAAATACCAAGTATCTATTCACGAGACAGATAATCCTAACGATCCACGATATATCTTGGTAATGAAAGGTGCACCTGAAAGAATCCTTGACAGATGTGGAAGTGTCTTGTTTCAAGGCAAAGAGATTCCATTGGACGACAACTTCAGGGAATATTTCAACACTGCCTACATGGAATTAGGAGGTCTTGGAGAAAGAGTTTTGGGTAAGattatttagaaatttaaaaacatatacaaGATCAAAacttattatttgttttgtttgtttaaagtagATCCTATTAAGATAAGGTTATATTGTCATTAGTTGACTAAATACTTATATcagaatttattttaattttttcagccattaaatatttacatgataatgaTATACATTAAATCCTTTAGTTTATGACATAGCTTTCTTATTCTATTGACAAATCAGCTTTACTGAATTACTAAGTTGAAATATTCAAGACATTTAGTTCtagtagaaaaaaaaactacacaAATATAAGATAAATCTGTTTTCTGTGAATTACATCTTACTGATTGATATAGAATACATGGCTTTAAATAAGTGTTTACTGTTTGTAGGATTCTGTGATTATTACTTGCCATCTGACCAGTACCCTATGGGATACAACTTTGACGCTGAAGAACAGAACTTCCCATTGTCTGGATTGAGATTTGTGGGACTAATGTCTATGATTGATCCACCTAGGGCTGCTGTACCCGATGCTGTAGGAAAATGTAGAAGTGCTGGTATTAAGGTGAGGTCAACACAACATCATGTCACTTTAACATTAGCACAAAAACAAATGTACATTATTTGTTCAATATAAGAtttttgaatttaatattttatgaatacACTTTCAAACCCTCAACTTTATTAggactattccagaaaaaaatgtatgggggggttggaaggcactttttgtgagcacccgccacccagccaattgtaattgagacttatagtgcattatagtgtgaaaagttgctctgatacccatcacccatgtattattaatataatgtgccttccaaccccccatacatttttttctggaatagcaacaaaaaagtatttaaaaatttcaaggaATAAGTTCTTTAATCtttaggattataatttaatgaatatatgaatttagaAAATACAAATGGTCAATACATATAATGACTTAATTCCTTATTTTTCTAGGTTATCATGGTTACTGGTGATCATCCAATCACAGCTAAGGCTATTGCTAAGGGTGTTGGTATCATTTCTGAAGGAAGCAAGACTGTTGAAGATATTGCAAATGAACGTGGATGTCCAATTGAAGAAGTAGAACCAAGGTTAGTATTAGATTACTGCTTGAAATACTTGAAGAAATAAAAACAGTCTAATTTACTAATTGAATTAGTCTCTTTTAGAAATTATTCCTCTGTACAAGAATTCTATGTATGAGGCATATGAATATGAAaagtaaggtaaaaaaaaatcagtcacaAACTAATGATGACTTTTGTTTACAGTGAAGCTACAGCAGCTGTTGTCCATGGTTCTGACCTTCGTGACATGACCCCAGCACAGATTGATGAGATCCTTAAGAACCATCCTGAGATTGTATTTGCCAGAACTTCCCCACAACAGaaattgatcattgttgaaggttgtcaGAGACAGGGACAGATTGTAGCTGTAACTGGTGATGGTGTCAATGATTCTCCTGCTCTCAAAAAGGCTGATATTGGTAAGGATTAGCTTTGGATTTCATCTTATTGTCTTTCATGTTAAAGATAAAGTTAAAGTACTTTTGTTCATGGAGTAATATTTTATCATAGAATTTGTGATTCAACAAATATTCACCATGCACAGTGCAAAATTTTGAATCTACTTTAATTCTGATTCACTATTGAAGATTTTTCTTAACAATTGTTGTTTGATAGTAGCTGGAGAAAACAAAACAGATATTTACAAGTTTTACAGTTTTAGTTCcatattacaatattttttttgccttttgcAGGTGTTGCTATGGGTATTGCTGGTAGTGATGTCAGTAAACAAGCAGCTGACATGATCTTGTTGGATGACAACTTTGCCTCCATTGTAACTGGTGTTGAAGAAGGTGTGTATAAATACGTATCTTTGTTGAAGAAGTTTGTTATTTGTtatgcatgtattttttttatatatatttacacattaacagtataaaaaataagatttcaactttaccattatGTTTACCTTCAAAAACTGACTGATTCTACTGTCTGAGAATATAAAAGTTTTAtagttcttttaaaaaatgttattacagaagaactgatattttcattttattgttttatgtttacAGGTCGTTTGATTTTTGATAACTTGAAGAAGTCTATTGCCTACACTTTGACCTCCAACATTCCTGAAATTTCACCATTCTTGTTCTTCATCCTATTGGATATTCCCCTGCCATTAGGAACCATCACCATTCTGTGTATTGATTTAGGAACTGACATGGTACCCGCTATCTCCCTTGCTTATGAAGGACCAGAATCTGACATCATGAAGCGTGAACCTCGTGATCCACTCAAGGACAAACTTGTAAACGAAAGGTAAGTCATGCATATCATTTATTAATTACTGAATAAAGAATTTCTGTCAAGTTCATAGTGAAATGatattttatgacaaaaaaacttctgttttatcaataaaaatgaaGAAATCTTTTTAAAGTTGATTATCCTGTATTTTCAATGTGACAATTGTTTTGGTGAGAAATAATAAGCCTAAGTTAATTTATTGCCAGATTGATCAGTATGGCATATGGACAGATTGGTATGATCCAGGCATCAGCTGGTTTCTTTGTATACTTTGTCATCATGGTAGAGAATGGATTCTGGGTATCCAGATTGTTGGGTCTCCGTGAAGAATGGGATTCCAAGGCTGTTAATGATCTACAAGATTCTTACGGACAGGAATGGGTAAGAtttctatttttatgaaaaattttcATGTGAAACTTTTAAAGTCATGTgaaaccacaaattaaaaaaaaattatacatatgttttttaaaactaattggatagttttcattatacaacttgtgtacatatacttttttctgaggaaaattctttaatttgtccacatttagaagaagtttacttatttttaattgcttgctgcaaggaagcaattcgccgacatattttccgtatgcatagtgacctaagcgtgaccctcctcgaaaaaatccggtgatagcaatgcgcatgaatctgtcatcaaaataaacaattacctgattgtatatgttaaacacgtgctaaatacccatgctttttagctgattatttactataaggtgacaatcggtaaacttcggcttcaaaacacgacatttaatgagtagccatatttgttaaatcacaacagacagagagaaaaaaaattgacgattatacgatatatttgcgtaaaaaatgataaaatcatgcacagaggactaagtttatgatatatacatgcattggttcaagaattggataataattatttttcaccagttactcgtttcttatgactttaagctTAACTAGTAATTAAGTATTAAAGTCCAAATATTTTAAAGTATGTGAAAGATGTGTAAAAAGCACATTCAATTATTACGTTACGAGCATCACATCAAATATTATATAGTTAAAGTAACCTTATGTAAATGTTTAATGGTGTAAAAAAAGTAGTTTGTGCTTGaagtaataaattaaaataaattgagaacaatattcatgatattgatgCCTTCACCATTTCAAATGTTATGTACAAAGGGAGGGAATTCAATTTTGTTTAAGTTCTCCAAAGTGGAGATTGCATATAGAAATTTAATCTGACAGGTTTTGCTGCAAACTGCTATTCCTTAGCCAATAACTTGAACAACTTGATTAGTTGatcttgaaaattttcatttaaaattggtTTGACTTATTCAAGCATTTTATTGACATGAAAGTTAACATGCATAGATATGCATCTAATTAGTTGCGTTAAATAAAGGAATTGCTCCAGCatataaaaattaattcaaacaTGCATATTGATATTAAATTATGGTATGAGAGTTTAAgtattatttgatatatatattttcagacaTATGGACAAAGAAAGATTCTGGAATACACCTGCCACACAGCTTTCTTTGTTTCCATTGTCGTAGTGCAATGGGCTGATTTGTTGATCTGCAAGACCAGAAGATTGTCCATTGTTCAACAAGGATTGAAGTAAGTTGTCAGTGTTTTCACTAGAAAGGTTTTGAGGCATGGTGAGGTCCAGCACCAAAAACTATAAATACTATTGCATTGTAATTTTGAAGTGTGTTATGGATAAAATGCTGAACTTCAATTTTCActagacaaaattttaaaattgaaagaatttttgtttttggttatttggataaacaaaaaatattctatattttGATTACATAAGTAACTTTACTTTTTTGATTAAGAATACATGGCATATATTTAACACATTACTTGTTTCTTTCCAGGAATCATCATATGACATTCGGTTTGTTCTTTGAGACTGCACTTGCTGCATTTATGGCTTATTGTCCAGGATTGGATAAGGGACTTCGTATGCAAAACCTCAGGTATGTACTGGTTTTATAAGATGTTTGATTGTACAGAGGACTACAGTAAATGAATCAAATTAGCCTAAGAGAAAAGGGTTATGGTCTATTGCAATAAAGTTTCTTGACCAAATCCATAGTGTCATAATGGTCAGTTTGGTTTAGACTTTGTACTTATCCGTGTAAGTATGTATTTTGTGTCAAGAGTTTACTAAGCTGAAACAGTCTTCAATGTGTTTAAATTGTAGTGGGTCAGTTACTAAAATTTGTGTAGAAAAAATTGGTATTtcaagtttaagaaaaaaaatcctaaactttcttttatttttattacagttTTAATATTATAGATAATATTAATCCTCCAATTA is from Mytilus galloprovincialis chromosome 6, xbMytGall1.hap1.1, whole genome shotgun sequence and encodes:
- the LOC143080808 gene encoding sodium/potassium-transporting ATPase subunit alpha-like produces the protein MASTKVSKSKEDKRADSYRYAVTPGGDDGKKKSKKTKKKENLDELKQELEMDEHKIPLPELYERLGSDPNSGLSIEDAKRILERDGPNALTPPPTTPEWVKFCKQLFTGFSLLLWIGAILCFIAYSIQASQDETPPGDNLYLGIVLTAVVVVTGCFSYYQEAKSSRIMDSFKNMVPQYARVLRSGNTYEIKAEEIALGDIVDVKFGDRVPADVRVIVAHSFKVDNSSLTGESEPQTRNADFTNENPLETKNLAFFSTNAVEGTCRGIVVRTGDLTVMGRIANLASGLEVGTTPIAKEIAHFIHIITGVAVFLGVSFFIIAFILGYFWLDAVIFLIGIIVANVPEGLLATVTVCLTLTAKRMASKNCLVKNLEAVETLGSTSTICSDKTGTLTQNRMTVAHMWFDGKIVEADTSDDQTNATYGRADESWMALSRISMLCNRAEFKGGQDNVPVLKRECMGDASESALLKCVELSIGKVTEFRGKHKKVCEIPFNSTNKYQVSIHETDNPNDPRYILVMKGAPERILDRCGSVLFQGKEIPLDDNFREYFNTAYMELGGLGERVLGFCDYYLPSDQYPMGYNFDAEEQNFPLSGLRFVGLMSMIDPPRAAVPDAVGKCRSAGIKVIMVTGDHPITAKAIAKGVGIISEGSKTVEDIANERGCPIEEVEPSEATAAVVHGSDLRDMTPAQIDEILKNHPEIVFARTSPQQKLIIVEGCQRQGQIVAVTGDGVNDSPALKKADIGVAMGIAGSDVSKQAADMILLDDNFASIVTGVEEGRLIFDNLKKSIAYTLTSNIPEISPFLFFILLDIPLPLGTITILCIDLGTDMVPAISLAYEGPESDIMKREPRDPLKDKLVNERLISMAYGQIGMIQASAGFFVYFVIMVENGFWVSRLLGLREEWDSKAVNDLQDSYGQEWTYGQRKILEYTCHTAFFVSIVVVQWADLLICKTRRLSIVQQGLKNHHMTFGLFFETALAAFMAYCPGLDKGLRMQNLRASWWFPAMPFSLAIFIYDESRKFILRRNPGGWVERETYY